Proteins encoded within one genomic window of Candidatus Methylomirabilota bacterium:
- a CDS encoding tetratricopeptide repeat protein codes for MMMPKVPQPPVPRRRRIPLSRFWLDRRINFFLGGVCLLVLVAALISLWGAPRATPSVAGSSPAMHRERAQYYEGIGQIEEAIREYQAALHLSPGEPTLHKSLALLFERQGRFPDAVASYERYLEIDSGAADGSAIRTRIEVLRRTQ; via the coding sequence ATGATGATGCCAAAAGTGCCCCAGCCGCCTGTGCCGCGCCGACGCCGGATTCCCCTCTCTCGATTTTGGCTTGACAGGCGTATCAATTTCTTTCTTGGAGGGGTGTGCCTCTTGGTTCTAGTCGCCGCTCTCATCTCGCTTTGGGGGGCCCCGAGAGCCACCCCCTCGGTGGCAGGGTCCTCCCCCGCAATGCATCGCGAGCGGGCGCAATACTATGAAGGTATCGGCCAGATCGAGGAAGCGATCCGCGAATATCAGGCTGCGCTCCATCTCAGCCCCGGGGAACCTACGCTCCACAAAAGTCTGGCCCTCCTTTTCGAACGGCAGGGCAGATTTCCCGACGCCGTCGCCTCGTACGAGCGGTATCTTGAAATCGACTCGGGGGCGGCGGACGGCTCCGCGATCCGGACACGCATCGAAGTGCTCCGCCGCACACAATGA
- the ftsE gene encoding cell division ATP-binding protein FtsE: protein MIQMFQVSKVYPKQVEALLDINLHIQKGEFVFLCGPSGAGKTTLLRLILRDDVPTSGQILVNGRNVIRMRKNRLPPFRRTLGLIFQDFKLLMDRTVYDNLRLVTRVLGIPDSISRRKIGRLLTQMGLLQKAYQIPYMLSGGEQQRVAIARALLSDPTILLADEPTGNLDPDLALDIMRLLADVNVRGTTVVVATHNPSLVSEMGRRALILKHGRLVEEIP from the coding sequence ATGATTCAAATGTTTCAGGTCTCCAAGGTCTATCCAAAACAGGTGGAGGCCCTTTTGGACATCAACCTTCACATCCAGAAGGGCGAATTCGTCTTCCTCTGCGGCCCGAGCGGTGCCGGAAAAACGACATTGCTCCGCCTCATCCTCCGGGATGACGTTCCCACCTCCGGCCAGATTCTCGTGAACGGCCGCAATGTCATCCGGATGCGCAAAAATAGGCTCCCCCCATTTCGGCGCACTCTCGGCCTGATCTTCCAGGACTTCAAGCTCCTCATGGACCGGACTGTGTATGACAACCTCCGCCTGGTTACCCGCGTCCTCGGGATTCCCGACTCCATCAGCCGGCGCAAGATCGGCCGCCTCTTGACGCAGATGGGCCTCCTCCAGAAAGCCTACCAGATTCCCTACATGCTCTCCGGCGGGGAACAGCAGCGGGTCGCCATCGCGCGAGCCCTTTTGAGCGACCCGACGATTCTGCTAGCGGATGAGCCGACCGGCAACCTCGACCCCGACCTGGCCCTGGATATCATGCGCCTCTTGGCCGATGTGAATGTCCGGGGAACCACGGTGGTGGTCGCGACCCATAACCCCAGCCTCGTGTCTGAAATGGGCCGGCGCGCCCTCATCCTGAAGCATGGACGCTTGGTGGAGGAGATCCCTTAA
- a CDS encoding permease-like cell division protein FtsX: MLWERFQHLLGETFINFRRGGWGVVASIGAFTVAFLVTGIFLLLALNLSIVVAQWAEDFQVVVFLHDGNTPDQLTLLRKRLDKELAVREVTYVSKSQALADFRIQIRDQGSLLEGLKDNPLPASFQFRIHKKYQTADALRQLAVSLKQMERVEDVLYGQEWIERLTGIIQVMKILGIVIGGVLGVTSLFIVANTIRLAVYARAEEIEIMRLVGATRAYIQLPLILEGSLQGGVGAALALGLLYALFRATLWQLGTSAPTIFSESEMGQFLEAGYQMAMVGTGALLGGVGSLVAVRRFLRV; this comes from the coding sequence ATGCTTTGGGAGCGCTTCCAGCACCTCCTGGGCGAAACGTTCATCAACTTCCGGAGGGGGGGCTGGGGAGTTGTAGCCTCGATCGGGGCCTTCACCGTGGCCTTCCTGGTGACGGGAATCTTCCTGCTCCTTGCCCTGAACCTCAGTATCGTCGTGGCCCAGTGGGCCGAGGACTTCCAGGTCGTCGTCTTTCTGCACGATGGCAATACGCCAGACCAGCTAACCCTCCTCCGCAAACGACTGGATAAGGAGCTCGCGGTTCGGGAGGTGACCTACGTCTCCAAATCCCAGGCCTTGGCCGACTTCCGAATACAGATCCGCGATCAGGGAAGTCTCTTGGAGGGCCTGAAGGATAACCCCCTGCCTGCCTCCTTTCAGTTCCGGATCCACAAAAAATACCAGACGGCGGACGCCCTCAGGCAACTTGCCGTATCCCTCAAGCAGATGGAGCGTGTGGAAGATGTCCTGTACGGTCAGGAGTGGATTGAGCGTCTCACCGGTATCATTCAGGTGATGAAGATCCTCGGGATCGTGATCGGGGGGGTCCTGGGGGTGACGTCACTCTTTATCGTGGCGAACACAATCCGCTTGGCGGTGTATGCGCGGGCCGAGGAAATCGAGATCATGCGCCTCGTCGGGGCGACCCGGGCCTATATCCAGCTTCCCCTCATTCTCGAAGGCAGTCTCCAAGGCGGGGTGGGAGCCGCCTTGGCCCTGGGCCTTCTCTACGCGCTCTTCCGGGCCACGCTGTGGCAATTGGGGACGTCCGCTCCCACCATCTTTTCCGAATCTGAAATGGGCCAGTTCCTCGAGGCCGGGTACCAAATGGCCATGGTCGGCACCGGCGCCCTCCTCGGGGGGGTGGGCAGTCTGGTAGCCGTTCGACGGTTTCTCAGGGTGTAG